The proteins below come from a single Corynebacterium glyciniphilum AJ 3170 genomic window:
- the rplS gene encoding 50S ribosomal protein L19: MHYLDKVDAAQLRSDIPDFRPGDTLDVHVKVIEGAKSRVQVFRGVVIRRQNSGIRETFTVRKVSFGVGVERTFPVHSPNIDHIDVLTRGKVRRAKLYYLRDLRGKAAKIKEKR, encoded by the coding sequence ATGCACTATCTCGATAAGGTCGACGCCGCACAGCTGCGTAGCGACATTCCCGACTTCCGCCCCGGCGACACCCTCGACGTCCACGTCAAGGTCATTGAGGGTGCCAAGAGCCGTGTCCAGGTGTTCCGTGGCGTCGTTATCCGTCGTCAGAACTCCGGTATCCGCGAGACCTTCACGGTCCGCAAGGTTTCCTTCGGCGTCGGCGTGGAGCGTACTTTCCCGGTCCACTCCCCGAACATCGATCACATCGACGTCCTGACCCGCGGTAAGGTCCGTCGTGCGAAGCTGTACTACCTCCGCGACCTGCGCGGTAAGGCAGCCAAGATCAAGGAGAAGCGCTAA
- a CDS encoding LacI family DNA-binding transcriptional regulator yields the protein MPRQQSSRPSLKAVAERAGVGYGTASRSLSGSGPVAPETRQRVLDAAEALGYVPNMLGRALRRQRTTFIGLVLPDLGNEYYTEALDTIHHALAAAGYQMITVADATATGQDALVSSLAQQQVAGIIQVPVVGASVVTGLPVVQFNRSELGAGVPCVLCDDEDGFRRLAELVMHHGYRDIAVLLGDSAMSTTVARAAGVQGAVSGTDARVRYCYGSYTADSGREMMEELLNASDGSERPDAVIVASPRLMAGVAAVLGAREMSFPGDIAVAAFDDPEWYRLLGPGITTFDAPQRQMGRAAVAMVLDMIESGEPPSNPVQVIPGSVRERGSL from the coding sequence ATGCCCCGACAGCAATCCTCCCGTCCGTCACTCAAGGCCGTTGCTGAACGAGCAGGCGTCGGGTACGGCACTGCGTCCCGTAGCCTGTCTGGATCCGGGCCGGTCGCGCCCGAGACGAGGCAACGTGTGTTGGACGCCGCCGAAGCCTTGGGCTACGTACCGAACATGCTCGGCCGTGCACTACGCCGTCAGCGCACTACGTTCATCGGGCTGGTCTTACCGGATCTGGGCAACGAATACTACACCGAAGCGCTCGACACGATCCATCATGCGCTCGCAGCCGCGGGGTACCAGATGATCACTGTCGCCGACGCGACGGCCACGGGGCAGGACGCGCTGGTGTCGTCTCTGGCGCAGCAGCAGGTCGCCGGCATTATCCAAGTCCCCGTGGTGGGGGCTTCAGTCGTGACGGGTCTGCCAGTGGTGCAGTTCAACCGCTCGGAACTGGGAGCCGGTGTTCCTTGCGTCCTGTGCGATGACGAGGACGGGTTCCGTCGACTCGCGGAGCTTGTGATGCATCATGGGTACCGGGATATCGCTGTGCTGCTGGGCGACTCCGCGATGTCGACCACGGTGGCACGTGCTGCAGGCGTGCAGGGCGCAGTCTCCGGCACCGACGCCCGCGTGCGCTACTGCTACGGCAGCTATACCGCAGACTCGGGTCGGGAGATGATGGAAGAACTCCTCAACGCTTCGGACGGCAGCGAGCGCCCCGACGCGGTGATCGTGGCGTCTCCTCGCCTGATGGCGGGCGTTGCCGCGGTGCTGGGGGCGAGGGAGATGAGTTTTCCCGGTGACATCGCCGTCGCTGCGTTCGATGATCCGGAATGGTATCGACTCCTGGGACCAGGGATCACCACATTCGATGCGCCCCAGCGACAGATGGGGCGCGCAGCGGTGGCTATGGTGCTGGACATGATCGAGTCCGGTGAACCCCCGTCCAACCCCGTGCAGGTTATTCCGGGGTCGGTCCGGGAACGCGGTTCGTTGTAA
- the lepB gene encoding signal peptidase I, producing MTERQKVAARREESARTKKRTYPWWVEFPIILVIALVLLALFNSFVGRPYLIPSESMEPTLHGCEDCVGDRIFVNKLSYSFGGEPSPGDVVVFNGPESWNDQYVSQRSDNSVVSGIQTALSYIGILAPDENALVKRVIATGGQTVQCQAGDPGVMVDGKKVDDSYTRSPLTYQVDPMTGSDACQGSYFGPVTVPEGNLWVMGDNRTNSGDSRFHIGDERQGTVPVDDVVGKVTARIWPLDRIGGVGSPDIQQ from the coding sequence ATGACCGAACGGCAGAAAGTGGCTGCCCGGCGGGAGGAGTCCGCCCGCACGAAGAAGCGGACTTATCCCTGGTGGGTCGAGTTCCCCATCATTCTGGTAATCGCACTGGTGCTGCTGGCTCTGTTCAACTCCTTCGTGGGACGTCCCTACCTGATTCCTTCGGAATCGATGGAACCCACGTTGCACGGGTGTGAAGACTGCGTCGGCGACAGGATCTTCGTCAACAAGCTGTCCTACAGCTTCGGCGGCGAGCCGTCGCCGGGGGATGTCGTCGTCTTCAACGGTCCGGAGTCCTGGAACGACCAGTATGTCTCGCAGCGTTCCGACAACAGTGTCGTCAGTGGCATTCAGACGGCGTTGTCCTATATCGGTATTCTCGCTCCCGATGAGAATGCACTGGTCAAGCGTGTCATCGCCACCGGAGGCCAGACCGTACAGTGTCAGGCGGGTGATCCTGGAGTGATGGTCGACGGAAAGAAGGTCGATGACTCCTATACGCGTTCACCACTGACGTACCAGGTCGATCCGATGACTGGGTCGGATGCCTGCCAGGGTTCCTATTTCGGTCCGGTGACAGTGCCGGAGGGGAACTTGTGGGTGATGGGTGACAACCGGACGAACTCGGGCGATTCGCGGTTCCACATCGGTGATGAACGTCAGGGGACGGTACCGGTTGACGATGTCGTCGGCAAGGTCACGGCCAGGATCTGGCCGTTGGACCGTATCGGTGGTGTCGGTTCTCCGGATATCCAGCAGTAG
- a CDS encoding helix-turn-helix domain-containing protein: MTEDSAPEYRRVLTPDLVATARRRVAAGELVSAVAVDIGIKHTTLCAAVTGRSWSSVDSVVPPVRRNLPSDREHYTDDQRDAIVDRALTIQSQHPTLTIAAIARLLDLQPSTLRVWTSRHRRAQG, translated from the coding sequence ATGACCGAGGACAGCGCCCCCGAGTACCGCCGGGTACTCACCCCTGATCTGGTGGCAACGGCTCGCCGCCGGGTGGCTGCGGGAGAACTCGTGTCCGCCGTGGCTGTGGACATCGGGATCAAGCACACAACGCTGTGTGCTGCGGTGACCGGTCGCAGCTGGTCGTCCGTCGATTCTGTGGTGCCGCCGGTGCGGCGAAACCTGCCGTCCGACCGCGAGCACTACACCGACGATCAGCGTGATGCGATTGTCGACCGTGCGCTGACGATCCAGAGTCAGCACCCGACACTCACAATCGCCGCAATCGCCCGACTACTCGACCTGCAGCCCTCGACCTTGCGGGTGTGGACGTCCCGCCACCGTCGAGCGCAGGGGTAG
- a CDS encoding magnesium chelatase domain-containing protein encodes MTTFSEHSPVRVGQARGMALSGVSGTPVMVECDISRGLPGMSIVGLGDTAVVQARDRVRSAMINSGLEWPKSRVVMSLSPASVPKRGSGFDLPMVLAILVAQRVVPAEESGSTIVIGELGLDGTVRPVDGVLPMLLAADRAGFCRAAVPRANRVEASRAARVTGLEVAGLAHLRDLAPWIRGELVEGIETCEPDQRGGPLSAVPGPDLSEVCGQEEARRGLEIAAAGGHHLWLSGPPGSGKPDPVSGYVMTMTPTQEQPQQVRAAIYCRISRDKGGEGLGVERQEQACRALAEREGWTVTKVYADNSISAYSGAKRPGYRSLLDAVARGEFDRVVAWAPDRLHRRPIELNEYIDATEQVGVSTHTVNAGHWDLSTAGGRMSARVLGDLAAYESELRAERVLAAQLQARRSGKPRTDGRRSFGYHFVDGEYIVDEREAEALREAARQILAGVSLRQVALRMADEGITSTRGNPMNPESLRDTIKTPRVAGLVSWNPRDRKGKRLRHNRQILDGVTGQWQPILDVDTWRAVCDVLDNPAKEMNRRGNKNKHLGSGIYRCECGDSLQIKYKTRADGTQCRRYTCRRREPLHAPASGFHSSIHGDNVDETVVEVVLQRLEQTDIRAHLALTSGRVDEVSRLTDKRAQVRQRLDDLDDQVALGAITPAAYARVAPKVEQQVAELDAQLAELAGHDNALAPLAETDDVRQWWAGADLDLRRAVLRSLVDITIMHGTPGRKTFDPDRVVFRWKTGDDPAGAE; translated from the coding sequence GTGACTACGTTCAGTGAACACTCTCCGGTGCGGGTGGGGCAGGCCCGCGGAATGGCCTTGAGCGGTGTCAGCGGCACGCCGGTGATGGTGGAGTGCGACATCAGCAGGGGCCTGCCCGGCATGAGCATCGTGGGACTCGGCGACACGGCGGTGGTCCAGGCACGTGACCGGGTACGTTCGGCAATGATCAACAGTGGTCTGGAATGGCCGAAGAGCAGAGTGGTCATGAGTCTGTCCCCGGCGTCTGTGCCTAAAAGGGGGTCGGGATTCGATCTACCGATGGTGTTGGCGATACTCGTGGCACAGAGAGTGGTTCCCGCCGAAGAATCCGGGTCGACGATCGTGATCGGAGAGCTCGGCCTTGACGGTACGGTGCGGCCCGTAGACGGTGTGCTGCCGATGCTCCTGGCGGCGGATCGCGCCGGATTCTGTCGTGCGGCGGTGCCACGGGCAAACCGGGTTGAAGCATCTCGCGCCGCCCGAGTGACCGGGCTGGAGGTGGCCGGCCTTGCCCATCTGCGTGATCTGGCCCCGTGGATCCGCGGCGAGCTGGTGGAGGGGATCGAGACGTGCGAACCAGACCAGCGAGGAGGTCCGTTGTCGGCTGTCCCCGGACCGGACCTGTCGGAAGTGTGCGGACAGGAGGAGGCTCGTCGCGGTCTGGAGATCGCAGCTGCAGGAGGACATCACCTGTGGTTGTCGGGGCCGCCGGGGTCCGGAAAGCCCGACCCGGTTTCAGGGTACGTTATGACCATGACACCTACACAGGAACAACCGCAGCAGGTCAGGGCAGCGATCTACTGCCGTATCAGTCGCGACAAGGGCGGTGAAGGACTCGGCGTCGAGCGGCAAGAGCAGGCGTGTCGGGCGCTAGCGGAGCGTGAGGGGTGGACGGTCACGAAGGTCTACGCCGACAACTCGATCAGCGCATACAGCGGAGCGAAGCGACCGGGATACCGGTCACTGCTCGACGCCGTGGCCCGTGGCGAGTTCGACCGGGTGGTGGCATGGGCACCCGATCGCTTGCACCGCCGCCCGATCGAGCTGAACGAGTACATCGACGCCACCGAGCAGGTAGGGGTGTCGACGCACACGGTCAACGCGGGGCATTGGGACTTGTCGACAGCCGGGGGCAGGATGTCGGCTCGTGTTCTCGGCGACCTCGCCGCGTACGAGTCCGAACTACGTGCGGAGCGTGTCCTCGCCGCGCAGCTACAGGCCCGGCGGTCGGGTAAGCCGCGCACCGACGGTCGGCGCTCGTTCGGGTACCACTTCGTCGACGGCGAGTACATCGTCGACGAGCGCGAAGCTGAAGCGCTGCGCGAAGCGGCCCGGCAGATTCTCGCCGGGGTGTCGCTGCGGCAGGTCGCCCTACGTATGGCGGACGAGGGGATCACGTCGACCCGAGGTAACCCGATGAATCCCGAGTCACTGCGAGACACGATCAAGACACCCCGCGTCGCCGGGCTGGTCAGCTGGAATCCGAGGGACCGCAAGGGCAAGCGGCTGCGCCACAACCGGCAGATTCTCGACGGCGTCACCGGGCAATGGCAGCCGATTCTCGACGTCGACACGTGGCGGGCCGTCTGCGACGTCCTCGACAACCCGGCGAAGGAAATGAACCGCCGGGGCAACAAGAACAAGCACCTTGGCAGCGGCATTTACCGGTGCGAGTGCGGGGACAGCCTGCAGATCAAGTACAAGACGAGGGCCGACGGCACACAGTGTCGGCGCTACACTTGCCGTCGCCGCGAGCCGCTGCACGCCCCGGCGAGTGGGTTCCACTCGTCGATACACGGCGACAACGTCGACGAGACCGTTGTCGAGGTCGTGCTGCAGCGGTTGGAACAGACCGATATACGCGCTCACCTCGCGTTGACCTCGGGCCGGGTGGACGAGGTTAGTCGGCTGACAGACAAGCGGGCGCAGGTGCGGCAACGTCTCGACGACCTCGACGATCAGGTCGCTCTCGGGGCGATCACCCCGGCGGCGTATGCGCGTGTCGCCCCGAAAGTCGAGCAGCAGGTCGCCGAGCTTGACGCACAGCTCGCGGAGCTTGCCGGGCACGATAACGCCCTCGCCCCGCTCGCCGAGACCGACGATGTACGGCAGTGGTGGGCCGGTGCCGACCTCGACCTGCGCCGGGCCGTGCTGCGGTCGCTCGTCGACATCACGATCATGCACGGCACGCCGGGGCGTAAGACGTTCGACCCCGATCGGGTCGTGTTCCGCTGGAAAACCGGCGACGACCCCGCCGGGGCTGAATGA
- a CDS encoding DUF2469 domain-containing protein gives MSAEELEDYEANVELSMYREYRDVVSQFSYVVETERRFYLANAVELLPRNANGEVYYEVRMSDAWVWDMYRPARFVRYVRVITYKDVNIEELDKPDLRMPD, from the coding sequence GTGAGCGCCGAGGAGCTTGAGGACTACGAGGCCAACGTGGAGCTGTCCATGTACCGCGAGTACCGGGACGTGGTCAGCCAGTTCAGTTACGTTGTGGAGACCGAGCGTCGGTTCTACCTCGCCAATGCCGTGGAGCTGTTGCCCCGTAACGCCAACGGAGAGGTCTACTACGAGGTACGGATGTCGGACGCCTGGGTGTGGGACATGTATCGCCCGGCCCGTTTCGTCCGTTATGTCCGGGTGATCACCTACAAGGACGTCAATATCGAGGAACTCGATAAACCTGATCTGCGTATGCCCGACTGA
- a CDS encoding YraN family protein encodes MSRRTRPRRNLREVGTAGEDEAVAYFVDRGYRLLDRNFFTTRGEVDIVLAGGDGDDRTIVFVEVKWRLDGRYGTGAEAVTPAKLAAMRHAGAEWLRRNPRHRAPVVRFDVLDITAGEITHYQGVGW; translated from the coding sequence TTGTCCCGCCGGACGCGTCCACGCAGAAACCTCAGGGAGGTCGGGACGGCTGGCGAAGATGAGGCAGTCGCCTACTTTGTTGACCGCGGATACCGGCTGCTCGACCGCAACTTCTTCACCACTCGTGGCGAGGTGGACATCGTCCTCGCCGGTGGCGACGGGGACGACCGAACCATCGTTTTCGTCGAGGTCAAGTGGCGGCTCGACGGGCGCTACGGCACCGGTGCGGAGGCGGTGACCCCGGCGAAGCTTGCCGCGATGCGGCATGCCGGGGCAGAGTGGCTCCGCCGCAATCCGCGCCACCGGGCGCCGGTGGTGCGCTTCGATGTCCTGGATATCACCGCAGGTGAAATTACCCATTACCAGGGGGTGGGGTGGTGA
- a CDS encoding alpha/beta hydrolase, protein MTTSFGSIARTALATVVAATGAAFLTGVPGAAADTPDTCRNHTAVSVTCEVWSDSMQRDIPVVVKPASTPGNDKVIQFLDGIHGGDGWSSRAMNYVADDDATIVFPSADSRSFWVDWDSTAPNGKELKYETFLTRELPDYLESEFDVPNGGRERTGVVGLSMGAYSAVNLASKHPGMYRSVLALSGFYNNQMLAGRLAVDGTAITHGEDNVGVPWDSEQSRMQDNPWINVDNLTMPVHMAVATGIPDVRSDYDLGTTVAGAGIEIGSLGATAAWDLWTRLHGKDNVTITYTPVGIHAYDTWMNAAFKDQKLYWRFADF, encoded by the coding sequence ATGACGACTTCGTTCGGGAGCATCGCCCGCACTGCCCTGGCCACCGTGGTGGCCGCTACTGGAGCAGCATTTCTCACCGGGGTTCCCGGTGCAGCTGCTGACACTCCTGACACCTGCCGTAACCACACTGCGGTTTCGGTGACCTGTGAGGTCTGGTCCGATTCAATGCAGAGAGACATTCCTGTTGTGGTGAAGCCCGCGAGTACGCCGGGCAATGACAAAGTCATCCAGTTCCTCGACGGTATCCATGGCGGTGATGGCTGGAGCAGCCGGGCGATGAACTACGTCGCCGACGATGACGCGACAATCGTCTTTCCTTCCGCCGACTCGAGGTCTTTCTGGGTCGACTGGGATTCCACCGCGCCGAACGGTAAAGAGCTCAAGTACGAGACGTTCCTCACGCGGGAGTTGCCCGACTACCTCGAATCGGAATTCGATGTGCCGAACGGAGGACGAGAACGTACGGGAGTGGTTGGTTTGAGTATGGGGGCGTATTCGGCGGTGAACCTCGCGTCGAAACATCCGGGGATGTACCGTTCAGTTCTGGCGTTGAGCGGCTTCTACAACAACCAGATGCTCGCCGGACGACTGGCGGTGGACGGCACCGCGATCACCCACGGTGAGGACAACGTCGGGGTTCCATGGGACTCTGAACAGTCCCGGATGCAGGACAACCCGTGGATCAACGTCGACAACCTGACCATGCCGGTGCATATGGCGGTCGCCACCGGTATCCCGGATGTGCGCAGTGATTACGACCTCGGAACCACCGTGGCTGGAGCGGGGATTGAGATCGGCAGCCTCGGGGCCACTGCAGCGTGGGACCTGTGGACCAGACTGCACGGGAAAGACAATGTGACCATCACCTACACCCCGGTCGGCATCCATGCCTATGACACGTGGATGAACGCCGCTTTCAAGGACCAGAAGCTGTACTGGCGCTTCGCTGATTTCTGA
- a CDS encoding AAA family ATPase produces MTAPTTAADHNPDPAVVEYARRVLVDRAGNTVAEAVDGLPDTYQFIRDTRIRTQRATVTIGRYDTVDAVHAVALFAGTDDAAVVAATLDAERQQAERKSKAAQDDDDAKELRRRKARKNADRVEAAELYGDVAEVEVQIGDAATTPTEVTDSFLVESLWSYTRPQVLLYAKAKIGKSTLAHNVIAALLSGNRLFGRYRVETPAGRIGLIDTEMTPEHLRNEFGTEWPEIVANNERLATWSLGRKGAARQFDVTDPEVRQKWVDRLRTANVEVLIVDCLGPLLRTAGVSENEDAARFMEHIREVCDRAGVKAHLIVDHASSKQGNEGNGPRGDSKKQDTADALWKFSKNRDTGLFHLHVEGRDGEHTVDLERDVDSYRFRKVFYLDDPDYAREKDAHELFPVVRAAISDSPAVLSQTELRDAVGERLKRRADPPGRDRVRQAIISLTVQGCLSESRGERGAKLYALTGTEPVKPSKPVQRYDDGSFGGAPVPE; encoded by the coding sequence ATGACCGCCCCGACGACCGCCGCAGACCACAACCCCGACCCTGCCGTCGTCGAGTATGCCCGCCGGGTGCTCGTCGACCGCGCCGGGAACACCGTTGCTGAAGCGGTCGACGGCCTGCCGGACACTTACCAGTTCATCCGCGATACCCGTATCAGGACGCAACGGGCGACGGTGACGATCGGCAGGTACGATACCGTCGACGCCGTGCACGCTGTCGCGCTGTTCGCCGGGACCGATGACGCCGCTGTGGTCGCCGCCACGCTCGACGCCGAACGCCAACAGGCGGAGCGGAAAAGCAAGGCCGCGCAGGACGACGATGACGCCAAGGAGCTACGACGACGGAAGGCTCGCAAGAACGCCGACCGTGTCGAAGCTGCGGAGCTGTACGGCGACGTCGCCGAGGTCGAGGTGCAGATCGGTGACGCCGCGACGACCCCAACCGAGGTCACCGACAGCTTTCTCGTCGAGTCGCTGTGGTCGTACACCCGGCCACAGGTGCTGTTGTACGCGAAGGCGAAGATCGGTAAGTCCACGCTCGCGCACAACGTGATCGCCGCGCTGCTGTCCGGCAACCGGTTGTTCGGTCGCTATCGGGTCGAGACCCCGGCGGGGCGTATCGGGCTGATCGACACCGAGATGACACCGGAACACCTGCGCAACGAGTTCGGCACCGAGTGGCCCGAGATTGTGGCGAACAACGAACGTCTCGCGACATGGTCGCTCGGGCGTAAAGGTGCGGCCCGGCAGTTCGACGTGACCGACCCCGAGGTACGGCAGAAGTGGGTCGACCGACTACGCACCGCCAACGTCGAGGTACTGATCGTGGACTGTCTCGGGCCGCTGCTGCGCACGGCGGGCGTCAGCGAGAACGAGGACGCCGCGCGGTTCATGGAGCACATACGCGAGGTGTGCGACCGCGCCGGGGTGAAGGCACACCTGATCGTCGATCATGCGTCAAGCAAGCAGGGCAACGAGGGCAACGGCCCGCGAGGTGATTCGAAGAAGCAGGACACCGCCGACGCGCTGTGGAAGTTCAGCAAGAATCGGGACACCGGTCTGTTTCACCTGCACGTCGAGGGTCGCGACGGCGAGCACACCGTCGACCTAGAGCGCGACGTCGACAGCTACCGGTTCCGCAAGGTGTTCTATCTCGACGATCCGGACTATGCCCGCGAGAAGGACGCGCACGAGCTGTTCCCGGTTGTGCGGGCGGCGATCAGCGACAGCCCGGCGGTGCTGTCACAGACCGAGCTACGCGACGCTGTCGGCGAGCGGCTGAAGAGACGGGCCGACCCGCCGGGGCGTGACCGCGTACGGCAGGCGATTATCTCGCTGACGGTGCAGGGCTGTCTGTCGGAGTCGCGGGGCGAGCGCGGGGCAAAGCTGTACGCCCTGACGGGCACCGAGCCGGTCAAGCCGTCGAAGCCCGTTCAGCGCTACGATGACGGCTCGTTCGGCGGGGCACCGGTGCCCGAATGA
- a CDS encoding ribonuclease HII, whose product MEWAVYKAGLGPVAGVDEAGRGACCGPVTIAACVLPPGPIPELVGLTDSKKLTPKKRDHFFDVVRTVADDWAVVHVPASYVDTWGIQHANLGGMRRAVARLDVRPGYILTDAMKVNGFPRPHLPVVKGDLIARCISAASVLAKVSRDRLMTQLDRDYPGYGLAGHKGYGTASHMASVSLLGGTPEHRYTYSNVAAAHQRWQAGPPIEKGDDQQP is encoded by the coding sequence CTGGAGTGGGCTGTGTACAAGGCCGGTCTGGGGCCTGTCGCCGGTGTAGACGAGGCAGGACGCGGTGCCTGCTGTGGTCCCGTCACCATCGCGGCCTGCGTCCTTCCGCCTGGGCCGATTCCAGAGCTCGTCGGACTGACTGACTCCAAGAAGCTGACCCCGAAGAAGCGCGACCATTTCTTCGATGTGGTCAGGACGGTCGCCGATGACTGGGCCGTGGTGCATGTCCCGGCGTCCTACGTGGATACCTGGGGAATCCAACACGCGAACCTGGGAGGAATGCGACGTGCCGTGGCTCGGCTCGATGTGCGCCCCGGCTACATCCTCACCGACGCGATGAAGGTCAATGGTTTTCCACGCCCGCACCTTCCCGTGGTCAAGGGTGACCTGATTGCCCGATGCATCTCTGCGGCGAGTGTTTTGGCGAAAGTCTCCCGCGACCGGCTGATGACGCAGTTGGACCGTGACTATCCAGGTTACGGACTGGCCGGGCACAAGGGCTACGGTACTGCGTCACACATGGCCTCGGTGAGTCTGCTCGGTGGGACCCCAGAGCACCGTTACACTTACTCCAATGTGGCCGCCGCCCACCAACGGTGGCAGGCCGGACCGCCGATCGAAAAGGGAGATGACCAGCAACCGTGA
- a CDS encoding HNH endonuclease, which produces MTKDRPRHNHTYYKRIAREKARCTRDPALAVCWICGEPIDMALPHDHKRAFTLDHVVPIARGGRVLDETRYAHRDCNSARGGGRTATTATTAIEW; this is translated from the coding sequence ATGACCAAGGATCGCCCTCGCCACAACCACACGTACTACAAGCGCATCGCCCGCGAGAAGGCTCGCTGTACCCGTGACCCGGCGCTCGCCGTGTGCTGGATCTGTGGAGAGCCTATCGACATGGCGCTGCCGCACGACCACAAGCGAGCGTTCACCCTCGATCACGTTGTGCCGATCGCTCGTGGTGGTCGAGTGCTGGACGAGACACGTTACGCACATCGTGACTGCAACAGTGCGCGAGGTGGTGGTCGGACGGCGACGACTGCCACAACTGCTATTGAGTGGTGA
- a CDS encoding anion permease, which produces MPTATAAAPEEHPRVDAPPVSHWKTILIGFGIPILITVIFWFSPHPAELTDQAWRMFGLFVATIICIIIAPMPMGAVTLIGMIAAVLLGLVPLAPSSDDPGAPYALVGFSNATIWLIVMAFLLSRGFIKTGFGRRIALFFVSKFGGRMLGVGYGLSLADLVMSPAIPSATARGGGIMAPIMTSVAMTYDSEPGPTARRAGSFLSLVSSNANSITCAMFLTAMAGNPLIASLASQQGVEISWATWALGAIVPGLTALIVVPLVIYVIYPPELKNTPKVKQMARDELDALGPMSYGEKVLAATFMVLLLLWTVGDLVLGVSATTTAFLGVILLMVFHVLTWEDIIREKAAWDTMTWFAVLYMMATTLSAYGFIDWVSELIAGSLGAMSWIPALVLLVVIYFFAHYFFASATAHISAMYIAFLGAALSLGAPPLLAALILGYCSNIFQSLTHYAGGASPTLFGTKYNTVAQWWRVGFIAGVVSLSIWIVVGGVWMNLIGIW; this is translated from the coding sequence ATGCCCACCGCGACAGCAGCAGCCCCCGAGGAGCATCCCCGGGTCGACGCCCCACCGGTGTCACACTGGAAGACGATTCTCATCGGATTCGGGATACCGATCCTCATCACCGTGATCTTCTGGTTCAGCCCACACCCGGCTGAGCTGACCGATCAGGCATGGCGTATGTTCGGTCTCTTCGTCGCCACCATCATCTGCATCATCATCGCCCCCATGCCGATGGGGGCGGTCACCCTTATCGGTATGATCGCCGCCGTCTTGCTGGGCCTAGTCCCGTTGGCGCCGAGTAGCGATGACCCGGGTGCCCCGTATGCGCTGGTCGGTTTTAGTAACGCCACCATCTGGCTGATCGTGATGGCCTTCCTGTTGTCCCGGGGGTTCATCAAGACAGGCTTCGGACGGCGTATCGCCCTGTTCTTCGTCTCCAAGTTCGGCGGACGTATGCTCGGTGTCGGCTACGGTCTCAGTCTTGCTGACCTGGTGATGTCCCCGGCTATCCCGTCCGCCACGGCGCGTGGCGGTGGAATAATGGCGCCGATCATGACATCCGTGGCGATGACGTATGACTCCGAACCCGGTCCCACCGCGCGCCGAGCCGGGTCGTTCCTGTCCCTCGTGTCGTCGAACGCTAACTCGATCACCTGCGCGATGTTCCTCACCGCCATGGCGGGGAACCCCTTGATCGCATCGCTGGCGTCCCAGCAGGGTGTGGAGATTTCCTGGGCGACATGGGCTCTCGGGGCCATTGTCCCAGGGCTGACTGCTCTGATCGTTGTACCGCTGGTGATCTACGTCATCTATCCTCCGGAGCTGAAGAACACCCCGAAGGTCAAGCAGATGGCGCGCGATGAACTCGACGCTCTCGGGCCGATGTCCTACGGGGAGAAGGTGCTGGCTGCCACGTTCATGGTCCTGTTGCTGCTCTGGACGGTCGGCGACCTGGTCCTGGGAGTCTCCGCGACGACCACGGCGTTCCTCGGGGTGATCCTCCTGATGGTCTTTCACGTTCTGACCTGGGAGGATATCATCCGTGAGAAGGCGGCCTGGGACACAATGACATGGTTCGCGGTGCTGTACATGATGGCGACAACGCTGTCGGCTTATGGTTTCATCGACTGGGTCTCCGAGCTGATTGCCGGGTCCCTGGGAGCGATGAGCTGGATCCCGGCCCTCGTCTTGCTTGTCGTCATCTACTTCTTTGCCCACTACTTCTTCGCTTCCGCCACAGCACATATTTCGGCGATGTACATCGCCTTCCTGGGCGCCGCACTCTCCCTTGGCGCACCACCGCTGCTGGCCGCACTGATCCTCGGCTACTGTTCGAATATCTTCCAGTCGCTGACCCACTACGCGGGTGGTGCCTCGCCGACATTGTTCGGGACGAAGTACAACACTGTGGCGCAGTGGTGGCGTGTCGGCTTCATTGCCGGAGTCGTCTCGCTGAGTATCTGGATCGTCGTCGGCGGTGTGTGGATGAATCTCATCGGGATCTGGTGA